Within Lentimicrobiaceae bacterium, the genomic segment TTAACATAGTGGATGCTTACCGGGTGATGATGAAAAACGGTCCACGTGGAGTATCGGAAAAAGATATTTCGCTGATGAAACAAATGGTAATTTCGAAGGACATCCTTGCTGCCGATGCTGCTTCTGTAAAAATTTTCGGAAAAGAACCCGAAGATATTTCGTACATACAGATTGCCAAAGAAATGAAACTCGGTAGGACCGACCTTAAAAACATGAAAATAAACAGGATTATCCTGTAGTGATAATGAAAAAATTCAATCTTTTAAGAATATTGAGGATAATTATTTCCTTGGCTTTCTTCTTTTTTATAACCGGTGCATTTCTCGATTTGTATTCTCATTTTGGGGCAATCTTCTCTAAGTGGGTCTTGTTTCTTCAGTTTATGCCCTCGTTGCTGAATTTCATCAATGTCGCCGCCTTTGCAGCTACGGGATTTATTTTTGTATTATTGCTTACCCTGCTTTTCGGAAGGGTATATTGCTCTTTTCTTTGCCCCTTAGGTACTTTGCAGGATGGCATAGGCTGGCTTGGACGGCTTTTCCGCCGCAAACGGTTTCGTTACCGCAAAGCTCCTGCCGCTTTGCATTATTCTATTTTTGGGCTTACGATTTTGATTTTTGGTGCCGGAAGTATTTCCCTGCTTACAATTCTTGAACCTTACAGCAATTTTGGGCGAATTATCGCAAATCTTGTTCGCCCAGTAGTTATATTTTGTAATAATCACCTGGCAAACTTTTTTCAACAGAAGAATATCTATTTTTTTAGCCCTTACGAAAGTGAAATTGCTTCCCCGGGAGCCATTTTGTTTTCGACTGCTTTTCTTTTGATGCTTTTTGTTACGGTTTTTATTTACGGAAGGTGGTTTTGTAATTCGCTTTGTCCGGTAGGAGGGATACTTCGCTTGGTTTCCCAAATTTCTGTTTTTAAAATCAGGATTGACCAGCAGAGTTGTAACTCTTGCGGAGCTTGCATGATGAAATGCAAAGCCGGTTGCATCAACAGTAAAAAGAAGGTAATTGAATTTCAGCGCTGCATAGGGTGCATGGATTGTTTGAAGACTTGTCCCAAAAACGGTGTAAAATATTCACTAATGCCGATGGCTAAAAAAGAACCAACTGCCACAGATGACAGTCGCCGTACATTTTTGAAAACCGCATCAGCGGTTGCGCTTACAATTCCTGCTATGGCGGGCGCCGGACAGGTACTCAGGAAAAGTGGCGCAGGCTCTTTATTTAATGAAAAAAAATGTCCTGTTTGTCCTCCGGGCTCTTTAGGGTTGGAATATTTTAATTTTAATTGTACAGCTTGCCATCTTTGCATCAGCCAGTGTCCGACCCAGGTTTTAAAACCTTCGTACGATTCCTATGGATTGAATGGTTTTATGCAACCTGTGATGGATTACAATGCAAGTTTTTGCAACTTTGAATGTAATCGTTGTTCTCAGGTTTGTCCAAACGGAGCAATTCTGCCACTTACGCTTGCTGAGAAAAAACTTACACAGTTGGGCGTTGCCGTATTTGTTGAAAAAAATTGTGTGGTTTACAACAACAACACAGCCTGCGGTGCCTGCAACGAACATTGTCCGACAAAGGCTGTTACCATGGTTCCATATAAAAACGGACTGAAAATTCCGAAAGTTAACTGGGAAATTTGTCTTGGATGCGGTGCTTGCGAATATGCCTGCCCTACAATCCACAACAAGGCGATTTATGTTGAGGGAGTTCCTGTACATAGAAAAGCTAAGCCACCCGATAGTAAGGTTAACGATACGA encodes:
- a CDS encoding 4Fe-4S dicluster domain-containing protein; protein product: MKKFNLLRILRIIISLAFFFFITGAFLDLYSHFGAIFSKWVLFLQFMPSLLNFINVAAFAATGFIFVLLLTLLFGRVYCSFLCPLGTLQDGIGWLGRLFRRKRFRYRKAPAALHYSIFGLTILIFGAGSISLLTILEPYSNFGRIIANLVRPVVIFCNNHLANFFQQKNIYFFSPYESEIASPGAILFSTAFLLMLFVTVFIYGRWFCNSLCPVGGILRLVSQISVFKIRIDQQSCNSCGACMMKCKAGCINSKKKVIEFQRCIGCMDCLKTCPKNGVKYSLMPMAKKEPTATDDSRRTFLKTASAVALTIPAMAGAGQVLRKSGAGSLFNEKKCPVCPPGSLGLEYFNFNCTACHLCISQCPTQVLKPSYDSYGLNGFMQPVMDYNASFCNFECNRCSQVCPNGAILPLTLAEKKLTQLGVAVFVEKNCVVYNNNTACGACNEHCPTKAVTMVPYKNGLKIPKVNWEICLGCGACEYACPTIHNKAIYVEGVPVHRKAKPPDSKVNDTKVDYKEDFPF